The genomic stretch GGAAGAACCCGACGTGGCTGTAGAACACAGTCAGCGCCAGGAAGATCCACAGGATGCCAAGGCCCCACGAGAAGAGCGTGAAGATGCGGGCAACCCACTTGTTTTCCCGGATGAACGGGGCGAGGATTGCGGTCACGCCCGTGCCCATGTAAAGGGTCATGACGAAGAGCGGCTCGGCAAGGTTGCCTGCCAAGAGGCGAGCGATCGGCTCGATCGTCGGCGGACGCCACATGCCAAAGTGCATGCCTGCGATACCGAAGAGGATGAGGCCGAAGCCACCGAGTGCGGCGATGAACAGGATCGGGCGAAGGTTGTGGAACAGGTCAATGTCGGTCTGACCGCCGTCCACCTTCTTCTGGTAAGAAACGATGATGATACCTGCAACAAAGGCGAGAAGTCCGAAGAGAGCTGCCGGTTCGCCGAAGGTGACGTTATCGACGGTACAGCAGAACGAGCCCTCGACTTCCTTCAGCGGCCACGTGAGCATCATGTGGAAGCCCGAAACGCCGAGGAAGAAACCGCTAGCAATGAATGCGTAGCCCCACCCAGCAACAGACACGCGCTGACGGTGCGTCACGTCGCGCATGAAAAGAGGAATCATCAACAAGATGGCACCCGCGACGAGCGCCATGGTCGTGTTATATGTGACGCCTTGAATAAGCACGGTTTAGTTCCCCTTTCCAATCAGTTCGCGAATCGACATAACGGTGATGCTGAGGGCGAACGAAATGATGAGCGTGAGGATCGAGATGTCCTGCCCGGTGCTGCCCGAGCTGGCGATCCAAATAATTCCGGCGGCAATAGCGCCTACAGCAAGGATCGCAATGGCGATCTTGGGCAAGAGCGCCCAGTACTTTGCGGCTGTCTTCTGATCCGGCTCCGCCGGCAGAATGCCATGAGGGTCAATATTGTGCAATGTCCCACTCCTACTAGAAACATAAAAATCGAATCCAAAGTGGATTCGTTCAAGTTATCTTACATGATTGTGTCGAGTATGTGAATGAACGCGCTGGTGAGGCCTATGGGTGGTTGCTTTCACAGGCAAACAATTTCGCTGGCATGCAGGCGGGTGTATAGTTATGCGTATGACATATACGGTCGCGATAGCGGGTGCCACAGGATATGCCGGTGGCGAAGTGGCACGGGTGTTGCTCGGGCATTCTCAGGCCAAAATTGAAACGGTGTGCGCGCATTCGTCGCGTGGTTTGTTGGGTGAACATCAGCCGCATTTGCGGCCACTGCGAGATCTTGAGCTTCAGCCGTTGGACGCGCGGGTGTTGGCCGATCACGACGTCGTCGTGCTTGGTTTGCCGCACGGAGCGTCTGCCGAAATCACTCGAGACATTGAAAAGATCAATCCGGATGCGTTGATTATTGACTTAGGTGCAGATCATCGCTTGGAGAGCAGCTCGGCTTGGG from Trueperella bialowiezensis encodes the following:
- a CDS encoding DUF981 family protein; its protein translation is MLIQGVTYNTTMALVAGAILLMIPLFMRDVTHRQRVSVAGWGYAFIASGFFLGVSGFHMMLTWPLKEVEGSFCCTVDNVTFGEPAALFGLLAFVAGIIIVSYQKKVDGGQTDIDLFHNLRPILFIAALGGFGLILFGIAGMHFGMWRPPTIEPIARLLAGNLAEPLFVMTLYMGTGVTAILAPFIRENKWVARIFTLFSWGLGILWIFLALTVFYSHVGFFPQPDGTYI